The nucleotide window ATATTTTGAATTGAGTTACTAGTAATCCCAAAAGCTTAAACTGTTGGTAAATGAtccaatatatattatttaacatTTCCTCAAACGTGCAAATTGGATTAAGCTTGATGCATGATATTAGACCTAAGTGCACGGTGTAAGCGAAATTGAAACGAGGACTACCTTGAACGTCACATGAAATGAAGCGGGACAAGTATAGGACTCAAACTCGCAATTTATGCTGATGCcatgataaagattttgattgggTTATCATTAAATACCAGAGCTTAAACTATCAGGAAAGGACCCAATATATATTAAACTCCAATGGTATAGTTTATAGAAGTTGATTAATACAAATGGTTTATAAGTTAAAGAAGTATATGCTATCCATTAAAATGGAAATCAAAATGGTCACCAGAAGCTGTAACTACTCATTTGCAGCAATTTTTTTAGGGGACAAAAGGGTGTCATTTTTCCTCTGAATAATAAAACTGTTAGATGTCATTTCTTTATCTTATATATTTATCAGTTTACATACTGCCAAATTTtcctaatatatttattatattttccatTTCAATGTTTGCTTTTTTTAACCTTAAGCTTCTTTTGGCACTCTGTTCATGATTGGCATGTTTGTTGTCAGATTTCCTGGTAAAGCTCTTggggtgaaagttgggagccaagCTGCAGTCCCAACTCCTGCACCTCCTGCTGAGGCTTCAAAGGTTAGTTAGTTCTGGATTCCTTCATCCTCTTTCTTTTATTTAACTAGGCTCTACATGAATTATAGAAGTTAAATTCGACTGAGAAAACAAATGGTTTGAGTGAAAAGCTGCAACCTTATAACAGGATGCTAAAATTATGGATGCAGTGCTCTTGCCCTGATTTTGGTCCACGCTCCAATCATAGCATGATTTGTTTAGTTGTAGACCAAAGGGTATTATTCCAATATATATTGTCTATTTTCATGGTTATTGCTATAATATAgccttcaaattattatttcattttttttcctattaCTCAGAGCAAACGGTTCATTGACTTGATGATCATGTTTCTGGTTGCTCGCAATGGAGGGCTTGGTGTAATTGGCCCCTTACCTTAAGGGGTTTGGCAATATTATTTTGGTTTTGGTTTTTTCTAAAGGCTTTTATGTGAAAGAAATGTGTAGCTTTGTTATTTGTATAAGCTGTACAAGAATCCCAGCTTATACAGGGGTGATTATTCTATTTGTATTATCAATCAATGAGTTTGCCCTTGGTCTCTACATTGATGTTTGCTTCCCAAGATTTTGCTGATATTTTTTGTCAATCGTATCCTTGTTGCTCTTGTACCATTGACCTCAAAGGCCAACATGTAACTTTTATAAAGACGAACCACTATGAAATTTCTGTCTTTTGATGTGAACTCTTGCAAAAGCCATTTGATGGTACAGTAGCTAAGTTTTTGAGTTCCAGCAAAACCAATCACAAGCCTGTTTCTTTGATGTAAAAAATGGAAATAATTATGCAAATTATATAATGGAGGAACTGGATTAGGGTTTTTGTTTTATATCTTCTTTTTCTGAAAAGAAAAaattctgaattttttttttatgtatgctAAGATAATCTGTTGAGTCTTTATACATTTAAGATCCTTAGGACAAAATGTTCCTTAAACATATCTAGTTTGTTAAAAGATTAGGTGCGATGGTTACTCAAACTTTCCATGTTCCAATCTTAATTGTTGATTGGCCACACCACTACGATGGAGTCAAATTACTGGAAGGGTTTGTCTGGAGAGTTACTAAACTATTATAGTCATTTAATTGAGAAAGGAAACTACCTTTGGTTCCGATATTTGACAGTCACCCAAACAATTAATGGGCTTGACTCATCTGTCCCTTCTCTAAAATATAAACTGCATTAGATGAGAGGATAATTTTGTCAAAATCCCCTTCGACTGATCTTATAGCTGCagcatttgtttttgttttgccTTTCTCGGAATGCAATGGTATGCAGTACTCATCTAAACTATATGTGCTTCAGGAGGCTGCAGATGATGACGACTTGGATCTCTTTGGTGATGAGACagaggaggaaaagaaggcaGCTGAGGAGCGAGAGGCTGCTGTTAAAGCCTCTTCCAAGAAGAAAGAAAGTAATCCTTTTTGAACTTGCTAGTGATCTTTTATAATGTGTAGACAGCTTGAATTTATGTCACTTACTGCCATCATTTCTTAATATTTACAGTTGGTATCCTGTTAAATCTTCCAGGTACTGAGCTTAGTGTTCTTTTCAGGTGGAAAATCATCTGTTCTTTTGGATGTTAAACCTTGGGATGACGAGACAGACATGAAGAAGTTAGAGGAAGCTGTCCGGAGCCTGGAGATGCCAGGCCTCTTATGGGGAGCATGTCCGGCTTTTGTCTCCTCAATGGAATATCTAATTCAATCTTAGGTgctatttatttttcatatactAACCTTGGATGCCTCTTTACTGCAGCTAAGCTAGTGGCCGTAGGTTATGGAATTAAAAAGCTGCAAATCATGATGACCATTGTTGATGATCTCGTTTCCGTTGATAGCCTCATTGAAGAGGAACTGACCGTGGAACCCCGCAATGAGTATATCCAGAGCTGCGACATTGTTGCCTTCAACAAGATATAGAGGAGCTTTAGTAATTATTGATGCAGTAGGTGTCTTGTCATGTTTGTTTTTTGTGTTCGAGGCATTTAAAGTTGTTTATGAGATTTTCTGGGAACATCCAATAGTCGTCATAAGGACACATTGGGTCTTTGATTTTATTGGATTTTCTGATGATCGAGTAATTGGAACAATGGTGGTTCTCTATGGCTGCAATGGAACGTATGAAACTATCCATGATCAGACCTTTCCGATGCAGTCAAAAGAAATCTACTTAGCAGGACTGTATGcatctctttttttattattatttaaattattgtTTTAACTCTGAGATTTTGGTGACTGGATACAGGCGTGGCTGGTTGATGTATGACTGCTTGTTACTAGAAATCTACATGTACGACAGCTTGTTAGGCTTGCTTTTTCTCCAGGTTAGCATGCATTATGGTAACAAAAGTTCTAAAGAATGGAAGTTATgagtaatttttattaaaaatatcatattttaaagaatgataaaattattaaaattagaaaaaaacaaaagatataaagaatctaaaaagATGCTAAAATAATTAGCATGACACGATAGAAAActtatgataaattttataataaattagatattaaagataattaaaaaatatatcgaaTTGATAAAGTTAGAAAGTATAAATATTTAGGTAATATTGAATATGAAGATCAAaaaatacttgttaatgatatcataatcaaggaaagataaaaaattattattataaagtaTCTAATAAATATTTTACAGAGTCtttagatttaatgataaataataatagatttattaattatatattttttttataaaattagagTTAATAAGTAAATGAtgtattaaagaaaataaaaatatgggGCCTAATGGTATCCTTATTGAGGTATGAAAAGTTTAAATGATAATGAAATTacttatttaacaaaatcataagatgaaatataatatcaatatacaaaaataatagtgatatacaaaattatttaaattataaataaattaaaatcatgagtcaaAACTTCATATAAGAGTTACAGACAGGGCTTGAAACAaacatatataaaaattaatttagtttTTATTCTTGGAATATCAATCATAGAAACTATTTATTTATTGACATAATTAATGAaaagtataagaaaaaaaaagatttgtatatgattttattgacttagagaaaaCCTATAATAGAGTTCTTAAAAACTTATTATTGTGAGTTTTGGAAAAAACGTTCATCCACTAATTTAactgatgttattaaagatatgtatgataatgtaaCTATTGATATTAGAATTATATGGAATATATCTTGAGTTTTTCATTAACATATGATTATATTAAGAATCTTTATCAtgtctttttctttcttgataaTGGATAAACTTCGCTTTTATAATAGATCCCAATAACAATAAAAAATTCATATAGTAGATCCTAAATACTTAGGATttaagattttattattattgcaaTAAAATTTTCTCATACGACGACGCCATGTACGTGAGACAATTCATGTTTATTCTACAGAGAGTTCTTTATTCATTTACCAAATATCTAATAATATTTATGCTGAGGATTCGTGATCTCATGTGAGATCCATTTGAATTCGGATGTAACTCGGGATCATCTATATCTCTTAGCTCGACATTCTTATACTTTAccactccaattggttcaattagTCGTCGTTATCATTGTTTCGTTCTTCTCTGCAACTATAGTTCATGTTACTTTGTCGTAtaaaaattcctttttttttttctctcaaataGCTTCTCATCTAAATTAAATAATATAGATCATTTATGTTGTGCAATTTACTCGGAAAAGCTCATGTTCTTGAGCTTTTACATGCTAATGTCTCCTTTGAGGGAATTTATGTGGAagcaaaaaaaaacacaaaattaAAACAATTAAGAGAAGCAATCGCAAGGTAACACTGCGACCAAGAGTGGAAGGACAGTAGGCAATCAAGACTTGAGAAAAAGGTCGTTAATTAGTAGTTAGttagtatattattatataaaatatatatgtttatttacCTAATATGATCGATTTTACTAATGAAagtataaaatcaattgataaaaaaataattttaacatttgaaGATGAACGATATAGGTGGTGGTGGATGACGACAATAATAAGGGCCAAGATGATTGTTATAGATGAGGAGAGCAGCAAGAGGTGAGGACTACTCTACGTCTGCGTCAATGTAACATCGATGTAGTTACTAAGTGACTCTTTTCACTACTTTGTATTTGTGTCGGCCTCAACGTAGTTGCCAAGCGACAAAAGAGCCACTGATGTAAATGCTAAATGATATAGCTCTAGATCTATGTGGATATCGACGTAGTTGCCAACCAACGTTGCTCGACATCTACATTAATGGCCCTTTTGCTACTCGATATCTAGATCAACGTTAACATAGATATAAAATGATGTCATTTGATAGTTGCGTCGGTGCTGATACAGATGTAGAGCGATGCTGCTCTACATTTACGTCAACGCTAATGTAGTTGTTGAATGGTACTGTTTTGCATTTGTGTCGATATTAACGTAATCTATCATactgaaatgttaaaattatattttttatattttattttcatattattattgataaaacTGATGCTATTAAGGTAAATAaacttatatatttaattttcgtAATTATAAGGATGTCAAtgtgattttttaaaatatataaatagaaataaataattaattaaaaaaaatttaattggtAAGAAAAAGACTATTTAGGGTCGTAATAAgaggagagagcgagagagagagagagagagagagagagagaaaagtaacTCTCTCGCTCATCGATGTGAACCCGTTCAGAGGATTTGGAAACGCGAGGGTTGACGTTAATGCTACAATAATATAGCATCTATTAGAGAGGAACTTATTGCGGATGGCAGGAGGACACCAaaggattttatttttgtttgttaATTGATATCGAGGAAGATAGtcgaaactctcattcaagttttacaGAGAAAAAAAAGCCTTCTAAACATAGTCAGAGacattataattattaattaccACATATATCTAACGAAGAAAATAGATATTGATAAATTATATTTGTAaggaatatatttattttttcttttataaaataaattaatgccAACCTTTGTTCGATCCGtattcaaaattttgatttttgagttaccaaaaaaaaattaaattcatttatcattttttttcaaaatttatgtatttgatttttgttggaCTCAAATTCCCAATTATTAATTAGATTTCTATTGACAAGCACTCTTTACTATACAATTTTATTTTAAACGTTTTTAGTATtcctaaaatatttataaatgaatTGAAATGCCCTTAACTTATCAATTAATTCTAACAAGCTCTTCCAATTTCTATGATATCTTTTTCTttctatgatatatatatatatatatatatatatatatatatatatatatatatatatatatatatatatatatatatataaggaagaAAATAGATGTTGACAAATTATATTTGTAAAGAGTatagttattttttcttttaaatagAAATTAATGCTAGCCTTTATCCGATCTGTATTTGAAATTTTGATTTTTGAGTtcccaaaaaatattttaaatttatttatctttttttttctattcgcAAGCATTCTTTActctataattttttaatatttttaaaatatttataatggaTGTAAATATCCTCAATTTCTAAATTAATTCCAATAAACTCTTCCGATTTCTATAATATTTTGACACGATTAGTATTCCCGAGATGATCGAATGGGACATAATAAATACAATTATAATATCGATGCTTGTGTGGATgattgatcgatcgatcgatgagATGAGTTGTATGAAATAatgattattaaataatttataaaaaaataaaaatattattaataattaaaagattatatttagtaaaattatattttatttattattatttgatctccgttactaattttatatttcttttaacgGATTCGAATAGTTTGCCAACTCAGCCGGTCGTGCTTCCTTTTCCCGCTTCCCGCTCGACTCTGAGGTCAGGTTTCATGGACGACTACTCACTATATAAGCCCAATCCCTCCACAGATCGAATCCGCCTCTTCCCTCGCTCCGGTCTCTCATTCTCTCCCTCTTCTCTCGAGATGACGGACTCCCGACTCGACGATCTCGAGAAAAGATTGACCAGTCTCCAGGAGGAGATCCGTGGAGGCTTGCAATATCTAGATTGGAGATTGGATCGATTCTCCCACAAGATGAGGATCTGCTTCGCGGAGGTGGTTCAGACTCAAGATTTGGAGGAAGAGCAACGTAGTGATCCTCTCCTTTCTTGATTGATTCAGTGTCGTTGCTTAAAGGGATTAGGGAGCTAAAGACCGATTTGGAATCTTGGTTGGTTGAAGACCTTGATAGGGCAGCATCCCTTTTCCTCCTAATTCGtgcgtatttttctcttttacagCAACGACGGATGTCGAAGCACAAAAAGAGGATGCTGGTTCTGTTGATTGGCGGGAGGAGCTTTATCAAAAGGTGTCTCATTCAAAAATATGGTTTGAATTAAATTTAtgcatttaattatttttttggctCATAAAACATATGCTTTGGTCAAATTGTGCAATGCAACTGTCATAGCTATGTAGTTATTGATTTCTACAGTGAATCTTCAATATAGTTTCTTCCTTGGCAGATACAATCCATGAACGAGCTCTACTTTGAACCATTAAATGAACTTTACCAAGATTTTGCTCAGACCGTGCAGAAGGTTATTCATTCTCCTAGTAATTTCCGTATTCTTGCTTTCCTTGCCTTTTTGGTCTTATCTTCGAttcatttgatattttgataattgCAGGAATATGATTTTATTCCACCAGAAAATCTCCAAGGTGTGGAAAATTTCAAGATCACAATGGAATATTCACTAGAATTATTGCAATACTCCAGGGATGATATCTACCCTGTTCTGAAGGCGACACTTCCTTGGCATGAGAAGCATATAGTTGCTATTCTGAAAGGGAACAATAAACTTCCTCTTGGACCTTCTCAACCCATGCCTCAGCAAGGAAACTCTCAAGATCCTCAATCAAAGCAGCATGATAGTTGTGCAGACCACCAAATGCAAAGTTCAGGAACTTCAGTGCAGCCACGTAAAGAACTTCCACTTTTAGCTGCTCGCAAGGTAAAATGTAAAAGAAAACAGCCTGATCAACACTTAATAAAATACGGTTGACAATCTTCCTAACTGTTCCTTCTAAATGTTGGTTTAGACTTGGAAACTTAGTAGATAAACTTGAGAAATTGTTGCTTGTCCCTGTAAAAAGTTAAAAAGTTAAATATACAATGTGAATCACATGCGGCATTGCTCATTTTTTTGTAATTTTCCCATCTTCTTGTTGATGTGCTATACCTTTCTAGTTTCCATATAAGTAACTGGATTAGTGTAATGTCTCCAGCATATCATTCGTTTGTGTATGTATAAATATTTTCTTGGAAATATATTTACATAGAGGAATGATTACAGGATGTAGTTTATACACAACTATTGAGTTTGGAGATGAACCAGAATATAACAAAATATTTGTTTTTCATTATAGCATgttgtatatttattataataatctgCTTCTTACTATAAAACCAACAAAACCATGGCTTAATAAGCCTAGACTACAATGAGAACTTCTTTTATGATTATTGAACTACTATGGTGGAGTTTCACTTAAATATGTTACTGATTAATAAAGAACTTTACACAAGAGAGCATTGAATCAAACCTAAACATTTATTGTTATAggaactttctttttttttttccaatagtCACCTTAAGAAAGGCACAAAAAATTGGCCATAATGCTTATCCAGGCAAGTAgagtgttgcaaacatggactgtCATATCAATTCACATACCAACCGAGTGTCAgaattctgggttgtacactgaatcagtaaagaaaatatctttatcgaatttttttgtttttgatagtTCTTAATTTTCCATTTTAAGTTTTATTATCCTAGACTTTTTATCAGATGCTGTGATTACCTCTTGAAGATATTTGTTAAAGGCATATAGCAGAACTATGATCCTCTACACTAGATAAGGAAGGTACCCAGCTACAAATTCTCACTCTTCCTAATGATGGGAAAGTGATGATGCAAATCTGTTGCATGCTTCTGCAGTGGTTCATTCTACTGGCTGACTCATATCATTGCCCATGTTTCATATCTTGGTTTCAGCAAACTATACATTCTTTATTGTTCTACTGTGTTATGTTCTTTTTATTGTTTGATAGAgttaaaaaaaactaaaatatgAACTTCTGGACTGCATTCGGTTCAGG belongs to Musa acuminata AAA Group cultivar baxijiao chromosome BXJ1-11, Cavendish_Baxijiao_AAA, whole genome shotgun sequence and includes:
- the LOC135597560 gene encoding elongation factor 1-beta-like, which gives rise to MAISFSDLHTEAGLKALEEFLSGKTYISGDQISKDDVRVFAAVAKPGDGFPNVCRWYESVSGILALRFPGKALGVKVGSQAAVPTPAPPAEASKEAADDDDLDLFGDETEEEKKAAEEREAAVKASSKKKESGKSSVLLDVKPWDDETDMKKLEEAVRSLEMPGLLWGASKLVAVGYGIKKLQIMMTIVDDLVSVDSLIEEELTVEPRNEYIQSCDIVAFNKI